The Burkholderia sp. PAMC 26561 genome includes the window GCTTCCCCGAGGTCGCAACAGACGAAGACCGGATTTTCGTCAACGATGGCCCTGTCTGGACCTCGGCGGGAATGACCGCCGGGATCGACCTTGTGTTGGCGTTGATCGACCATGACCTCGGCCCCGACGCCGCAAAAACGGTTGCCAGGCTTCTCGTCATGAATCAGCGTCGGCTAGGTGGACAGAAGCAGCATTCGGCACTGCTCGACATGACGCCCAAGTCCGATCGCATCGAATCGGTCTTCGTGCACATCCGGAGCAATCTGCGCAGTCCGCTGACGGTCGAGGAGCTGGCGGCCGTGGCCAATCTCAGTCCTCGCCAGTTCAGCAGGGCCTTTGTGGCCGAGACTGGTGTGCCACCGGCAAAAGCGGTGGAACAGCTTCGGCTCGAGGCTGCCAGATTCATGATCGAGCAAGGCCGGCACACGCTCAATGTGGTAGCCGATGAAACGGGCTTTGCAGACAGGGAGCGCATGCGCCGCGCTTTTCTTCGGACGTTCGGTGTTTCGGCAGATGTGCTGCGTCGAAATGCCAGAACAGAACCGGTCGCCGACAGATGAGATCCGGCCGGCGAAAGGCTTTTCCGAAGACGCGGCGATCGCGCCCACGTCCTGCTTATAACTGCACGCCCCGCGTCAGTGCACCGTCTACCACGAGGTTCGTGCCGCTGACAAAGCTCGCAACAGGGCTTGCAACAAACGCGACCGCGTTCGCGATTTCCTGTGGCGTCGCCATGCGCTTGGTCGGATTGAGCGCGAGCGCTTCGGCAAAGAGCGCCGGATTGTTGTTCTCGATCCAGTCCCACACGCCGCCCTTGAAATAGACGTTGCCCGGCGACACTGTGTTTGCTCGAATTCCCTTCGCCGCAAGCTGGTAAGCAAGGCCCTGCACGTAATGCACGATCGCCGCCTTGAACGTGCCGTACGGCCCCGCGGCAAAGTCCACTTCCCGACCCGAAACACTCGAGATGGCAACGATCGAAGCGGCTTGACTGGCTTCGAGATAAGGCATGGCGGCATCGACCAGGTTGACCGTCCCGAGCATGTCCGTTTCGAACTGCTTGCGCCACGATTCAATGTCGTTCGTGATGGAAAGCGCGCTCACATTTGCAACGACGATATCGAGGCCGCCCCAGTGCTGTGCAACGTCTTCCACCCACTGCTTGAGCGCTGCGCCGTCGGCTACGTCAATGCCCGCTCCCAGCGCCGCGCTCCCGCTCAGTGCGCCGAGGGATGTAGCCGTTTGCTCGGCTGCGTGCGCGTCGCGCGAGCAGATCGCAACCATTGCCCCTTCCTTTGCCAGTGTTTGCGCAATCGCCAGCCCAATGCCTTTGGTGCCGCCCGTGACAATCGCCTTCAGTCCTCTTAGCTGCAAATCCATTTTGGGGTCCTTTAAAGGTCCGGCTGGGTATGTGTATCGTCGGGACAGGGCTTGATGGCCGTGCGTTTCACCTTCAGCAATTCGCCCGCCTGGATAATCGAGTGGCACATGTCGTCGACGCTGACGCGCTTGGCCATCGCCTGGCCGCGGAGAATTTCATACGCTTCAGCTTCCGATATCTGATGCATTGCCATCAGGATCGACTTGGCCTCGTTGAGATGCCGCGCACCATTCACCTTCTGCTCGAGGCTCGCGATCCGCTCCGTCATCTGCCGGTTTTGCCTGGCATTCTGCATGGCGAACACGACCGTTGCCAGCAAGCCTGAGGCACGTATTGGCGTCGTGATGATCGCGTTCGAGCCCATCTTCAAAGCCTGGTCGATAAACGTTGGATTTTCATAGGAGATGATCGATATCACCGGTGGCGCTTCCGGCCCGAGCCATGCATCCCTGGGCGCCTGCTCTTCCGGAATCAGCGCGCGAAAAACCAGGTCGACCTTGTCCGGCAGCACTTCGAGCGGCGGCCAGAATGCCGTCACCTGAAAGCCCATGCGCTTCAGGTGATTGGTGAGGGTCGCGCCGTCGTTGTCGTCGGGATGAAAGACGACGACAGACAGCCCCCGGTTCAGTACCGAACCGGTCAGGCTGCGTTGTCGACCCTCACGTTGTGACGTCACGTCAGTACTCCCGCGTGCTGAGCTTCGTCACCCAGTCGCCCAGGCTCTGTGATGCCATGTACGGGTCCGGGGGCACCGCGCTGGCCGATTCGCGCAGGATGGAAAACTGCCCGTCGCTTTCCGCGCGCCCGATCCGCGGATACAGCGCCATGTGATGATTGACGCGGTCGATATGCACAAGCCCTTGCGGCGCTGCGAATTGCGCGCCCAGCAAATGCGGCATGATCGTGCCGATATCGTCCGAGCCTGCTTTATTGAAGGCATTTGCATACATGTGCATCTGGTAGTACGCCGCCTCCCAGTTCATGTCGGTGGGATGCTGGCGTCCAAACCGCTCTGTATGGCGCGCGAGCGCTGTTCTGTTTTCAGGCGTGCCGATACTTTGAAAATATGGCGCCGCAGTGATATGTCCGGTCGCGACGCCACGTTCCATCAACGATATTTCGGTTTCCGATGTATTCAGGCTGCCTATTGGCATGCGCGCCGGGTCCAGATCCGCATGCGCGAATGCCTGGTAGAGATATGGCACGGTACGCCCTATCACCGTGCAGAAAATGAAGTCGGGGCGTTTCTTCCGGATGTCCGCGACGACATCGGCGAAATGTTCGAACGGTGCGTTCAGATCCAGATAACGTTCGCCCAGAATCGCGCCGTCGGGATGCTGCAGCAACAGTTCCTGCATTGTCCGGTTGCATTCATAGGGATACACGTAGCGCGATCCGACCATGTAGCACCGCGCGCCGTAGGTCGACGTCATGAAGTCTGCAAGCTGCAAGCCGTTCTGGTTCGGTGAAGCGCCGCTATAGATGATGTTCTCGGAAAACTCGAAACCTTCGTATTGCTGCGAGTAAATCAGCAGACGATTATGTTTCTCCACGACGGGCAACATCGCCTTGCGGCTCGACGACGTGTAACCGCCAAAGATCACGTTGACGCCGTCGTCGAGAATCAGCTTTTCTGCAAGCGCCCGAAAGCGTGTGGAGTCCGAGCCCGGATCGTAGTGCACGACCGACAACTCACGCCCTGCTACACCGCCGCGCTGATTGATCTCCTCCACAGCCAGGATCGAACCTCGCCATTGCGACATCTCCAGCGGCGCAGTTGCACCGGTAGTCGAGCAGAGCAGCCCGATCTTGACAGGTTCGGATAGAGACATGGAGCGCTTTTCAGATCAAACATTCATGGGACAGCGTTGGCATCACTTCAGGTAGTGCTTCGCGATCATTGCGCCGACCGTGTATTTTGGATCGACAAAATTGCCGAGACGCACCTTGCCGCATTGACTCAGCATCATATAGGCATCCCATTTGTCGAATCCGTATTCCGCAGCCATCCACAGCACGAGTTCACGATACGCAATCCGCGTCGCGTCCTCGAGCGGCCGCGCGCTGCCGATGCTCATCAACGCGTCCTCGTTCTCAAGACGTGGCCACGCTATGGCCCAGTTCTTGATCAGGTCCACGCGGATGGTGGTCGTGCTTGCGTATTCAACTGCCGTTCCGCAGACCTCCCCGTCGCCCTGGCACGCATGCGCGTCGCCAATGAACAAACGGGCGCCCGGCGAGCGGACCGGCAGGTAGGTGATGCTGCCCGGCCCCATGTCAGGTACGTCCATGTTGCCGCCGTGGGAATCCGGTGTCAGCGAATTGATGGAGTCGATTTCCGGGGAAAGACTCAACGTGCCGATATGCGGCTTGTACGGCAGGGTATTGCGCCGGCTCCAGTAGACGTTGTCTTCGTCGATCCTGATCTTGCGGACAATTTCCGGCAGCGGTTCATTGAGCAAGGCCGTATAGTCCGTACCCGTCAGCGCGCCGAAGTTGGGGATCATGCAGCAAAAGCCATGGGGATCATCGCCACGCGGCGCCATCTTTTCGATGTACACCGCAATCACGTCACCCTTCTCCGCCCCCTCGATCATGATCGGGCCATTCTGCGGATTCAGGAACGGCATCTTCAGGATTTGCGACGGCTTGTCCGTCTCGGACATGATCTTGCCTTCGAACGCATCACGCGTCTCGACCACGACCGTATCGCCAGGCTGAACGTGCATGACCGGTGTGGAATACGGACCGATGGTGTAATGGAACGTGTCCTGCAGCGCTTCGGTCAGGTGATGGGTCGTGCCTTCGCGATTCGCGCCCACGCCGCGTTGCATCATGATCGAATCCTTAAGCCATTGCATGCCGTGTCCTTTCTAAAGTGCCAGATACTGGCGAATCAATTCTTCGTCGGCGAGTTGGGCGCGGTCGAGCGTGCTGACAATCCGCCCCTTGTCCATCACGCAGCAGCGCGCCGCGACGCTTTCAACCATCCCCATGTTCTGCTCGACCAGCAACACACCAATTCCGGTTTCATGAGTTATCCGGGTCAACGTCTCGCCAATCAGATCCACGATTGAAGGTTGGATGCCTTCGGACGGTTCGTCGAGCAACAGGATCTTGGGCGACCCGATCAACGCACGCGCAATCGCAAGTTGCTGCTGTTCGCCGCCGCTCAGCGTGCCGGCTTTCTGCTGGAAGCGTGCGCCGAGCACGGGGAAATAGCTCACGACCTTGTCGAGCATTTCCGTAAGGTGCGCGCGGTTCGACTGAGCGCCCACTTGGAGGTTTTCACGCACCGTCAAAGCCGGAAATACCTCGCGGCCTTGCGGTACGTATCCCACGCCGTGCCGTGCGCGCGAATACGGACGCGAGTCGCCAATCTCTTCGCCGTTCAGCGCAATGCTGCCGGCCATCAATGGAACGAGGCCAATCAACGCGCGCATCAGCGTTGTCTTGCCAACACCGTTGCGCCCGATCAACGCGAGAATCTCTCCGCGCTCGACCGTCATGGAGACGCCGTTCAGGACCTTGCCACCGGCATAGCCACATTCAACGCCGGCAATTTCGAGCAGAGTCGTCATTTCTTCTTGCCCAGGTAGATTTCGGCGACGTCATCGCGTGCGAGGATTTCCTCCAGCGGGCCATCGGCGAAAAGGCGGCCCGCGTGCAATACCGTCACGCGCGTCGCCACCTGCCTCACGAAGGCCATGTCGTGCTCGACGACCATGATGGTGAGTCCGCGCTCGCGCAAGCCCATGATCAACTCGCCCGTTGCGTGCGTTTCTTCCGCGGACATCCCGGCGACGGGTTCATCGAGGAAAAGAAGCTTCGGTTTGAGCGATACGGCCATCGCGATCTCGAGCCATTGCTTCTTGCCGTGTGACAAGTTGCCCGCAAGCACGTGTTCTTCCTCGGTCAGCAAGAACTGATGAAGCAGTTGCCCAAGCGACTCGATGCGATCGTCTTTCGCCCGATGCAAACCGAGCTGCAAATGCTGGCGCACGGTGAGCTCCGGAAAAATGCCCGGGATCTGGAACTTGATGCTCATGCCCATGCGGATTCGCTCATGAGGCAGCACGTGATTCAGATCGCGGCCAAGGAACGAAACGGACCCGGCACTCGGACGATGCTCGCCCGTGATGAGCTTGAAGAAGGTGCTTTTCCCGGCACCGTTCGGCCCGATCACACAGCGGATCTCACCCGCGCCGATTGCAAAGTCGATACCGTTGATCACGTGCGCGCCGCCAAAATGCTTGGCAAGCGCACGGGTTTCGAGCAGGTTGGTACTCATGGCTCACTCCTCGTGCGTGCCTTGAACGACTGCGTGGAATGCGCCTTGCGCGCAGTGCCGCGCCGCACGAGCTTGAACATCAAAGGCAGCAAACCTTCAGGTGCCACCAGCACCACGAACAGGAGGATGGCGCCCATCAGGATCAGCGCGTACTGGCTTCCGTAGATTGCGAGCCATTGCGACAGCCACACGAGCAGCGCAGTGCCGATGATCGCGCCACCAATGCTTCGGCGCCCGGCCGTTGCGACCCAGATGATCGGCATGGCGGCCGACGTCAACCCCATCGCGGATGGCGTGATGTACGAACCCCAGATCGTATAAAGCGCGCCGGACAAGCCGCCGAGGGTGCAGCCGAATACGAAGATGAGGAGCTGATGCCGGCGGATATCGACGCCCAGCATTTCGGCCCGTTGCGGATTCTCACGGATCGCAACGAGCGTCAGCCCAAAAGGAGAATCCAGAAGGCGCCGGGTAATTCCATAGACAAGCGCGAGCAGCACGACGACCAGATAGTAAAAGCGCGTATTCTCCAGCGTCACTTCGCCGCCAAACCACGGTATCGACAAAGGCGGCATGCCGGACATGCCGTTGTATCCGTTGAGGCGCGCCTCACCAATGGCCCATTGCGGTCCCGCCGTTTGCGCCATGAACGTCTCCAGGACGAGCGTCACCGAAAGCGTCACGATGCCGATAAACACGCCCTTGATCTTGCCGTAGAAAATCATGTAACCGAGGAGCGCCGCGACGACCACGCTCACCGCGAGCCCGATCAGCAACCCGCTCCATGACGAGACCCAGCCATCGCCAAGATTGATCGTGACGATTCCGTAGGTGTAGCCCGACAGGCCGAAGAACGCGGTTTGTCCGAACGACAGAATGCCGCCCTGGCCCCACATTGCGGCAAGCCCTATTGCCGAAAATGACCAGACGAGGCAATACGCGAAGTTGCCGCTCGCAGTGCTGTCGACAACAAGCGGCAGACACAAGGCCAGCAGCCACGGCGCGAGTCGCATGACCGTCGGAACGAGGCGTCGCGCCGGGGCATTGGAAGTTGATTGATTCATCGGCGATTCCTAGCGTGCGCGGCTGAAGAGATTGCCCAGTCCCTGCGGCATCAGACGGATCACGACGATCACCGTCAGCAGCAAGCCGATTTGTCCGAACAGTTGTCCATACGACGCCGTGAGCGCGGTTTGAATGACGGCGAGCGCGGCGGCGGCCGGCGTGGTTCCGGCGATCACGTTGGCGCCGCCCACCACGACCGAGACAAACGCCTGCACGATGAAGTTCGTGCCCATCGTCGGAACCGCCGTCATGGTCGGTGCGTAGAGTGCGCCCGTGAGTCCAGCGAGCCCGGCGCCGAGCGCAAAGGTCAGCGTATAGAGCCGGTCCGTGCGCAGCCCGAGCGATTGCGCCATGTTCGCGTTTTGAATCGTGGCTCGCGCGCACACCCCGTAGTTGCTCTTGAAAAACAACAGGTAGAGCAAGCCGAGAATAATCAGCGCGATGACCGGCAACACGGCGCGGTATGTGGAGAACGAATATTCGCCGAGAGCGAACGACCCGAAAGGCGTGCTGATCCCTTCCATGGACGGACCGGCCACGAGCAGCATGGTCTGCTGCACGATCAGGCTGATCGCCCAGGTCGCCACGACTGAATCGTAGAGCCGGTTGTAGAGATGCCGGATCACAAGCCGTTCGATGGCAACGCCCGCGATAGCCGCCGCGAGCGCGCCAGACAGCATGGCGAGAGGCAATGGGACGCCACGCTTCGCGCAGATGATGGTCACGTAGGCGCCGCACATGATGAACTCCCCATGTGCCAGGTTGATGATGCCCATCATGCCGAAGATGACGGCCAGCCCGAGCGCGGCAAGCACAAGGTAGGCGAAGTTGTCGCCAAACTGATAGATGACCGAATACAGTGCGGAGAGTGCTGTCATCGCGAAGAAGATCTCGTTGAAGCTTGGGTATCGGCATGAGCATGATCGCCCCGCCATGAAGCGCGAGGCGACCACGTCATTGCATCAGGACTTGGGCAGGCTCGACGGCGTGTACTGACGATGATCCGGCTTCACGGGAAGATTGCACCCGACTTGCCCGAGCCAGTACGGTTGGACGTCGTTCCATACCTTTGGAATCTCGACCGAGTGATCTTCCTTCACATGCACGAGATAGATCGTGTGGCTCAGGTGATGACTCTTCGGATCGATGCAGACCTTCCCTGAAGGTCCGTCCGTGCAGATGTTGCCGCCATCCAGCGCTTTCTCCACTGCAGCCTGATCGGTCGACTTCGCCTTTTCCACTGCAGCCTTGTACAAATACACGGCGTCGTAGGCGTTCGCTGCTTCCTGATTGATGTAGGACTCGTTCGGATACTTGGCGTGGAAGCGCTTCTTGAAATCGTTGCTCGCGGGCGAATCAACTTCTTCCACATAGTTCGCGGTGACGAACATGTCCTTCAGCGCCGGCGCCTTGAAGCGCTTGTGCTCATAGGCCTGGCCTACGTTCACGGAACTTCCCATCGGCAGGTTCAGATGGGCGGACGCCTGCTGCTCGTAGTAGGACGCCTGATTCGCGCCGACCAGCAAGGTCATCACGAAGTCCGGCTTCGCTTTCTGGATGTTTTGAATGGTCTGTCCGAACTGCGAGACGCTGAGCGGAATGAACTCTTCGCCGACCATTGTGCCGCCGTTTTCCTTGACGATATTGCGAACCCATTCCGCCGATATCTGGCCGAAGTTGTAATCCGCTGCGATCGTGTACACCTTCTTGCCGTACTTCTGCATCATCCATGGAATCAGCGTCGAGAATTGCTGCTCGGGAACCGCGCCGGTAACGAACACGTTCGAGTCACACACGCCGCCTTCATACTGGTTGTTGTACCAGTAGAGCTGGTGCGCGCGGTCCATGATCGGGCGGATCGCTTCACGCGACGCGCTTGAGAAGCCGCCGAAGATCACGTCGGCCTTGTCGGTCTGGATGAGGCGGCGCGACAGTTCCTGGAACTTGGTGTTGTCCGACTGCGTGTCATAGGCAATCAATTTGATCGGCCGGCCCATGATGCCGCCCTTCGCGTTGATCTCGTCCACTGCAAGTTCGGTTGCGTGTATTTTGGGAATGGTGGCCAACGCGAAATTTCCCGATGCGTCTTCGAGTAAACCCAGCTTGATAGGGTCCGCTGCAATCGCGGCTACGGAAGAACAGGCAAGCGCGACCGAAACGGCCATGCGCAACCAGGATGACTTGTCAGCCAGCATGCGTTATCTCCTTGGATTCATTCGATCAAAAAAAAGACGAAAAAAAGCCCTCCGACGAACCAGGGTTCGTTGAAGGGCTTCGGTGCCATGTCCTCGTGCCGGCATCGTTGGCGACATGAGGAATCTTGCAGCAATCTTAGGACGCCAAAAAACGCGGTGTCAATGCTCTTTGACTCAGGAGGCGAAAATTCGCCCCGGGAAAATCGCGTTCAGACGCTGCGCAGGAGCACGTTCCACTCAGGCGAGTCGATCACGGAGCGAGCGCGCATGAACTTCCACGCGCCATACTTGAAGTAGTCGAAGTCGAGCGTCGATATCTCGTTCTGAAGCATGGACCAGGTCGCCCATTTGAGATCGGCGAGCGCCTTGTGCACAATAACGCGCGCCATGTTCGCTTCGCACACGCTGCCGAAGTAGGACTCGACCATTTCCTCTTCCATCTGGCGCGTGAAAAACATCTCGCCGCTCAATGCGCCGAGATCGTAGCAACGATCGTTGTTCGAAGCGTATTCGTAGTCGATCAACAGCACTGTCCCGGCTTCATCGCGGAGAAAGTTGCCGGGCATGGGGTCGTTGAAACACGCAACGATATCCAGTCCCGACGCTTCCAGCGCGGCGCGCGCGCGAGTGTACTCACCGTGCAGGCGCGCGAAATCCGCGGGCAGTTTGCCACCGACCTCACGCACCTGCTCCACATGTTCGTCGATCAGGTTGAAGATGGTCTTAGTCAGCGGCAACAATGGCGAGGCGTGCAATGCACGATATGCGGCAATGATCGAAGCACGAAGCGGTGCGTCAAAAAAATCGCGGTTCGAACACGTCGTGCGCCCTTCCACGAAGTCGTTGATCTCCACACCCAGTTCGGCGGCAAAGTCGTAAAGGCGCGGCCCGATGCCAATGGTCTCGGCCTGCTTGCTTGCCGCAAACGCCACTTTGCGATCGATGAACTGCTCCGTTCCACGCCCCGGCACCTTGACGAAATAGCTCGTTGATTCGCTATCCAGCCAGACACGCCAGTTGCTGTTGCTGATGCCGCCGGGAACGGGCGCGTATCTCAACGCACGGCCGTTCCAGGGCTGGACGCTCCGCAGTACGGCTTCGATTTCCCGTTCGGCTTCGCTTGAAGCCGTACCCAGCATTTTCGTCTGCATCGTCATTGCCTTTTCAAAGCAGGGGAAGCAAGTCATCGGTGTCCATGCGCGACGCGGCCATCGAGCAGCGCAGCAGACGCCATTGGGCATACTTCAGGAACTCGATGTTCCGGCGCGGCGACGTCGCGTTCATCTTCAATCCCCACAGACCCCAGCGCAGGTCGTCGGCGAATGCATAGCACCGGGTACGCGCGAGCGCCGCGTCCGTAACGTGGCCGTTCGCCATTTCCAGCGCCGCCGGCCACGTGGAAAGCTCGGGCAGGACCTCGTTCAGCGTCACGGCAATGTCGAATGCAGGGTCGGTGTTCGATGCCTCGTCGAAATCGACGAGTTGCAAATCGGCACCCGAGCCGCCGGCGCGCAGCATCACGTTCGAAGTCACACCGTCCGCGTGACACGGACATGTGTCGATGCCTGAAGCGGTGATTGCAGCACTCATGCGCGACGCAGTTACAACCAGGGTTGCAACGTCCGCCGTCAATGTCATGGATGCGGCGAGATGGCCGACGCGGTCAAACACGTTTGAATTCCGTTCGAACGCGGGGAGCACATGAATCGCGCGCTTGGCCGCAAGCAATTTTTCGAGTGTGGCGGGCTTTGCAAGGTCATCGAGATGGGCTGTCTGCCAGGTGGCGTCGAGCAGATCGAACGCGCTTATCCCGAACAACTCATTCAGGTGACGCGGGCCTGGCGTGAGGCCGATCGCGGCAACCGCAGCAGCCGCTCGCCAGGACGCGCCGATGTCTACCGTTTCCGCGAGATCCCGATGCATGATCTTGATGAAAAACGCGGGTGGCGCGTCACCGATGCCCACGCGAAGACATTCGCTCGATACACCGCGGTGCATCGGCGACATGACAGGCGTAAGCGCGGCTTCGTAGCTGACCGGTCCGCTCGCCCACGCAGCGATCGAACGGATGGCCGCTTCCACATGTGGCGAAGGTAGCATGACCTCAGCCTCCGCTCGCCGCTGCAACCGGGTCGCCGCCCGACTGGCAGAGGCGCGTCGCCACGCGCATGAGCACAGTCATGCCCGTGTCGAGATCATCCGAATGCGTGTCCTCATTTTCGTTGTGCGCAATACCGCCAACGCTCGGCACGAACACGAGTCCCGTCGGACACGTGTCGAGCAGACTGAGCGCGTCGTGGCCGGACACTGTATCGATCTCCCGGCTGCGCACGCCCGCCTCCAATGCACAAAGCTTCACGAGCTCACCCACCGCCGGCGGCAGCACGCGAATCGAACGGCTCGTGCGATTGCCGATCTCGACGGCGACGTTGGCGCGCTGCGCCGCAGTATCGATGGCTTGCATCGCGATGATTTCCGCTTCCTGGAGAATGCTGTCGTCCACGGCGCGCAACTCGATGGACAAATCCGTTTGCGACGGCACGACATTAGGCGAGTTGGGCTGCACGACGAGCCTTCCCACGGACGTATGAATCCGGTCCGGCCATTTGTCCGCAATGGCCCGAACGTCGCAGATCAATTGTGCCGCGGCGAACAGTGCGTCGCGTCGCGCGCCCATTTTTGCGGGACCGGTATGCGCCTGTTCACCTTTGAACGACACGTCGATTTTCGCGGCACCCCAATTACGCGTGACGATCCCGATGGGCACCTCGTCCGCTTCCAGCAGCCCGCCCTGCTCCACATGCAACTCGACATAGCAGGATGGCACGCAGGGCGGCGCGTCCGTGCCACGATAACCAATCGCCGCGAGGGCGTCGGAAAGCGTCACGCCGTCGTCGTCGCGGCTCGCGAGTGCATCGTTCATGCTCATCTTGCCAACGTATGTTCCGCTGCCGAGCAGACTCGGACGAAACCGCGCGCCTTCTTCGTTCGTCCAGTTCACCGCGCAAAAATCGCTGTCGAACGATACACCCGCGCGTTTTGCCAGCATCAGCCGCCGTCCGGCTTCGAAGGCCGCCAGCACACCGAGCACGCCATCGAAGCGCCCGCCACGCGGCTGGCTGTCGAGATGCGAGCCCATCATCACGAGGGGCGCGCCGGCGCGATCCGCGAGACGGAAGATGCCGAATTGATTGCCGACGCCATCCTTCGAAACTTCGGCGCCGGCCTCCCGCAACAGCGCGGCGAACGCATCGCGCGCCTCGCCGTCCTCCGCGCTTGCGCACAGGCGCGTCACGCCACCGGTCGCAAGGCCGCCGAACTGTGCAAACCGGGCGAGCAGGCTCGCCAGCTTGCCGGTCTCGGATGCATCAGGGATGGATGAGTTCGATGTCATGCTCAGCAAATATGTCCTTGAATGGAGCGGGTGGCGCGCGGTCACAGACCACCGTTACTTTTTCCGTGATCGGAAAAGTGTTGAGGTACGCTTCGCGTCCGAATTTGTCGATGTCGGCGAGGATCACCGACAAGCGCGTCTGCAACTTCAGCACCCCGCGCAGGTTTGATTCGTGTTCTTCATAATCCATCCAGCCATGCTTCAGGTCACAGGCGGCGATTCCCATGAACGCGGCATCGTAGAAAAAACGTCGCGCGTAAGACAGCGTCTCGTAGCCGACCAGCGCGTTGTCCTTGCCGCGCAGCATGCCCGGCGTCAAGTTCACGCGGGTGACGCTCGTGCCGAGCAGCAGTGCAATATCGATGGAGTTCGTCGTCACCGTCACGTTGCGTCCGATCAGCCGTCGGGCAAATGCAACGGTGGTCGTTCCTGAATCGATGAACAGCGACATGCCGTCCTCCACCAGCGGCACCGCCAGTTCCGCAACACGCGCCTTGCCGCGCACGTTGACCTTGCCCCGCTCCGTGACGGGACGTTCGACATCCAGCCGCGGCGGGACGGCGCCGCCATAGATGCGCCGCAACATGCCGCTTTGCTCGAGTTCCTTGAGGTCGCGGCGGATGGTTTCCTCCGACACGCTCAAGAGCTTGGCAAGGGGCGTCACCGAGACGCGCCCGTTGTCGCGAAGCCGGGTCAAAATCTCCTGATATCTATGCTCGGACATGAATTGTTCTGTTCTTGCTCTTCTACGATGGCAGCCGTCCTCAATCCTGAAGGACGGGCGTTCGCCGATGACCTCCGGCGGTTTCGTAATCGTATGCCATCGCGAGCAGCGCCGGCTCGCTCCATCGGCGGCCGACGAAAATCAGGTTGAACGGCGAGCCCGATTCGTAATATCCGGCCGGCAACGTGACGCCCGGCAAGCCTGCAATATTGATCTCGCACACCGTTGTTTCATGCAGCGTTTCGGTGCCCTCCCGCGGCGGCAACGCGTCGCGCAATTGCGGGAACACGAGACCGTCGAGCGCATGCTTCGTCATGACGTCTTCGAAGATCGACAGATAGGTTTCGCGCAGCGCATAGAACGCGCCGATCACCGGCGGCGCTGCTGCGTCTTGCAGATTTGCTTCCATGTCGGGCAGCGTCGACATGTAGGTCAGCACGCCCCCGGGCCCGAACGGATCTTCCGCGCGGGTCGCATGGACGAAATCCGTCCATGTCTTGATCGTGTTGCCGGGACCGAGACGCTCGAGATACTTCTGCATGTCGTACGGAAGGCTTTCCATGCCGCGTGCATCGAAGTGATCCGATCCCGGCGCAGGCTTGCCGAGCGCTGCGAAGCCACTGCCGGCGAAGG containing:
- a CDS encoding GlxA family transcriptional regulator; this encodes MHRIGFIVPQRFQLMSLAALTAFEIANLPPTGECYDIHLLSEHGGPVRSSAGMTLETEKFGDPYFDTVIVGSITELKMPPFEPAMIAFVQEAAKASRRIASICSGAFVLAEAGLLNGRRATMHWAHAAEFRTRFPEVATDEDRIFVNDGPVWTSAGMTAGIDLVLALIDHDLGPDAAKTVARLLVMNQRRLGGQKQHSALLDMTPKSDRIESVFVHIRSNLRSPLTVEELAAVANLSPRQFSRAFVAETGVPPAKAVEQLRLEAARFMIEQGRHTLNVVADETGFADRERMRRAFLRTFGVSADVLRRNARTEPVADR
- a CDS encoding SDR family NAD(P)-dependent oxidoreductase, whose amino-acid sequence is MDLQLRGLKAIVTGGTKGIGLAIAQTLAKEGAMVAICSRDAHAAEQTATSLGALSGSAALGAGIDVADGAALKQWVEDVAQHWGGLDIVVANVSALSITNDIESWRKQFETDMLGTVNLVDAAMPYLEASQAASIVAISSVSGREVDFAAGPYGTFKAAIVHYVQGLAYQLAAKGIRANTVSPGNVYFKGGVWDWIENNNPALFAEALALNPTKRMATPQEIANAVAFVASPVASFVSGTNLVVDGALTRGVQL
- a CDS encoding ANTAR domain-containing response regulator, producing MTSQREGRQRSLTGSVLNRGLSVVVFHPDDNDGATLTNHLKRMGFQVTAFWPPLEVLPDKVDLVFRALIPEEQAPRDAWLGPEAPPVISIISYENPTFIDQALKMGSNAIITTPIRASGLLATVVFAMQNARQNRQMTERIASLEQKVNGARHLNEAKSILMAMHQISEAEAYEILRGQAMAKRVSVDDMCHSIIQAGELLKVKRTAIKPCPDDTHTQPDL
- a CDS encoding transporter substrate-binding domain-containing protein yields the protein MSLSEPVKIGLLCSTTGATAPLEMSQWRGSILAVEEINQRGGVAGRELSVVHYDPGSDSTRFRALAEKLILDDGVNVIFGGYTSSSRKAMLPVVEKHNRLLIYSQQYEGFEFSENIIYSGASPNQNGLQLADFMTSTYGARCYMVGSRYVYPYECNRTMQELLLQHPDGAILGERYLDLNAPFEHFADVVADIRKKRPDFIFCTVIGRTVPYLYQAFAHADLDPARMPIGSLNTSETEISLMERGVATGHITAAPYFQSIGTPENRTALARHTERFGRQHPTDMNWEAAYYQMHMYANAFNKAGSDDIGTIMPHLLGAQFAAPQGLVHIDRVNHHMALYPRIGRAESDGQFSILRESASAVPPDPYMASQSLGDWVTKLSTREY
- a CDS encoding acetamidase/formamidase family protein, with protein sequence MQWLKDSIMMQRGVGANREGTTHHLTEALQDTFHYTIGPYSTPVMHVQPGDTVVVETRDAFEGKIMSETDKPSQILKMPFLNPQNGPIMIEGAEKGDVIAVYIEKMAPRGDDPHGFCCMIPNFGALTGTDYTALLNEPLPEIVRKIRIDEDNVYWSRRNTLPYKPHIGTLSLSPEIDSINSLTPDSHGGNMDVPDMGPGSITYLPVRSPGARLFIGDAHACQGDGEVCGTAVEYASTTTIRVDLIKNWAIAWPRLENEDALMSIGSARPLEDATRIAYRELVLWMAAEYGFDKWDAYMMLSQCGKVRLGNFVDPKYTVGAMIAKHYLK
- a CDS encoding ABC transporter ATP-binding protein, whose protein sequence is MTTLLEIAGVECGYAGGKVLNGVSMTVERGEILALIGRNGVGKTTLMRALIGLVPLMAGSIALNGEEIGDSRPYSRARHGVGYVPQGREVFPALTVRENLQVGAQSNRAHLTEMLDKVVSYFPVLGARFQQKAGTLSGGEQQQLAIARALIGSPKILLLDEPSEGIQPSIVDLIGETLTRITHETGIGVLLVEQNMGMVESVAARCCVMDKGRIVSTLDRAQLADEELIRQYLAL
- a CDS encoding ABC transporter ATP-binding protein, coding for MSTNLLETRALAKHFGGAHVINGIDFAIGAGEIRCVIGPNGAGKSTFFKLITGEHRPSAGSVSFLGRDLNHVLPHERIRMGMSIKFQIPGIFPELTVRQHLQLGLHRAKDDRIESLGQLLHQFLLTEEEHVLAGNLSHGKKQWLEIAMAVSLKPKLLFLDEPVAGMSAEETHATGELIMGLRERGLTIMVVEHDMAFVRQVATRVTVLHAGRLFADGPLEEILARDDVAEIYLGKKK